The proteins below come from a single Serratia fonticola genomic window:
- the aceF gene encoding pyruvate dehydrogenase complex dihydrolipoyllysine-residue acetyltransferase → MSIEIKVPDIGADEVEITEILVKVGDKVEVEQSLITVEGDKASMEVPSPQAGVVKEIKVAVGDKTETGKLLMIFEAEGAAAAAPAAKAEEKPAAAPAAAAAKDVEVPDIGADEVEVTEILVKVGDTVTAEQSLITVEGDKASMEVPAPFAGTVKEIKINTGDKVKTGSLIMVFEVAGAASAAPAAVATQAAPAAAPAASAAKNVEVPDIGGDEVEVTEVMVKVGDKVAAEQSLITVEGDKASMEVPAPFAGTVKEIKIATGDKVKTGSLIMVFEVEGAAPAPAAAPAQKAEAAPAPAKQEAKAAAPAAGKGEFAENDAYVHATPVIRRLAREFGVNLAKVKGTGRKGRILREDVQAYVKDAVKRAEAAPAATGGGLPGMLPWPKVDFSKFGEIEEVELGRIQKISGANLSRNWVMIPHVTHFDKTDITDLEAFRKQQNDEAAKRKLDVKFTPVVFIMKAVAAALEQMPRFNSSLSEDGQKLTLKKYINIGVAVDTPNGLVVPVFKDVNKKSITELSRELMAISKKARDGKLTAGEMQGGCFTISSLGGIGTTHFAPIVNAPEVAILGVSKSAMEPVWNGKEFTPRLMMPMSLSFDHRVIDGADGARFITIINNMLADIRRLVM, encoded by the coding sequence ATGTCTATCGAAATCAAAGTGCCGGACATCGGTGCAGATGAAGTTGAAATCACCGAGATCCTGGTGAAGGTTGGCGATAAGGTTGAAGTTGAACAATCGCTGATCACCGTGGAAGGCGACAAAGCCTCCATGGAAGTGCCTTCGCCGCAGGCTGGCGTGGTGAAAGAGATCAAAGTGGCCGTCGGTGATAAAACCGAGACTGGCAAACTGCTGATGATCTTTGAAGCAGAAGGTGCGGCCGCTGCCGCACCAGCCGCCAAGGCTGAAGAAAAACCAGCCGCAGCTCCTGCAGCTGCCGCAGCCAAAGATGTTGAAGTACCAGACATCGGCGCTGATGAAGTTGAAGTCACCGAGATCCTGGTGAAGGTTGGCGATACCGTGACTGCCGAGCAGTCTCTGATCACCGTAGAAGGCGACAAGGCCTCTATGGAAGTGCCTGCGCCATTCGCCGGTACCGTGAAAGAGATCAAAATCAACACCGGTGACAAAGTGAAAACCGGTTCCCTGATTATGGTCTTCGAAGTGGCTGGCGCGGCTTCTGCTGCCCCTGCTGCTGTGGCTACCCAGGCGGCTCCGGCTGCTGCCCCTGCGGCAAGCGCGGCGAAAAACGTCGAAGTGCCAGACATTGGTGGCGACGAAGTAGAAGTGACCGAAGTGATGGTGAAAGTGGGCGATAAAGTTGCCGCTGAGCAGTCACTGATCACCGTTGAAGGTGACAAGGCTTCTATGGAAGTTCCGGCTCCGTTCGCGGGCACCGTGAAAGAAATTAAAATCGCTACCGGCGACAAAGTGAAAACCGGTTCTCTGATCATGGTGTTCGAGGTGGAAGGCGCTGCACCAGCACCTGCCGCTGCTCCGGCCCAGAAAGCAGAAGCTGCTCCGGCTCCGGCCAAGCAGGAAGCCAAAGCGGCTGCACCTGCCGCTGGTAAAGGCGAGTTCGCTGAAAACGACGCCTACGTTCACGCTACCCCAGTCATCCGCCGCTTGGCGCGTGAGTTCGGTGTTAACCTGGCGAAAGTGAAGGGCACCGGTCGTAAAGGCCGTATCCTGCGCGAAGACGTTCAGGCTTACGTGAAAGACGCGGTCAAACGTGCCGAAGCCGCTCCTGCCGCTACCGGTGGTGGCCTGCCAGGCATGCTGCCGTGGCCGAAAGTGGACTTCAGCAAGTTTGGTGAGATCGAAGAAGTTGAACTGGGCCGCATCCAGAAAATCTCTGGTGCCAACCTGAGCCGCAACTGGGTGATGATCCCGCACGTGACTCACTTCGACAAGACCGATATCACCGATCTGGAAGCGTTCCGTAAGCAGCAGAACGACGAAGCTGCCAAGCGTAAGCTGGACGTGAAGTTCACCCCGGTGGTGTTCATCATGAAGGCCGTTGCCGCTGCCCTGGAGCAGATGCCACGCTTCAACAGCTCACTGTCCGAAGATGGCCAGAAGCTGACGCTGAAGAAATACATCAACATCGGCGTGGCGGTAGATACGCCAAATGGCCTGGTGGTTCCGGTATTCAAGGATGTGAACAAGAAGAGCATCACTGAGCTGTCCCGTGAACTGATGGCGATCTCCAAAAAAGCGCGTGACGGTAAGTTGACCGCAGGCGAAATGCAGGGCGGTTGTTTCACCATCTCCAGCCTGGGTGGTATCGGGACTACTCACTTCGCGCCGATTGTTAACGCGCCGGAAGTGGCTATCCTGGGTGTCTCCAAGTCTGCGATGGAGCCGGTCTGGAACGGTAAAGAGTTCACTCCGCGTCTGATGATGCCAATGTCGCTCTCCTTCGACCACCGTGTGATTGACGGTGCTGATGGTGCACGCTTTATCACCATCATCAACAACATGCTGGCCGACATTCGCCGTCTGGTGATGTAA
- the lpdA gene encoding dihydrolipoyl dehydrogenase, with protein sequence MSTEIKTQVVVLGAGPAGYSAAFRCADLGLETILVERYSTLGGVCLNVGCIPSKALLHVAKVIEEAKALAEHGIVFGEPKTDIDKVRVWKEKVINQLTGGLAGMAKGRKVKVVNGLGKFTGANTLVVEGENGATTINFDNAIIAAGSRPIQLPFIPHEDPRVWDSTDALALKTVPERMLVMGGGIIGLEMGTVYHALGSQIDVVEMFDQVIPAADKDVVKVFTKRISKQFNLMLETKVTAVEAKEDGIYVTMEGKKAPAEPQRYDAVLVAIGRVPNGKLLDAGQAGVEVDERGFIHVDKQLRTNVPHIFAIGDIVGQPMLAHKGVHEGHVAAEVIAGMKHYFDPKVIPSIAYTEPEVAWVGMTEKEAKEKGISYETSTFPWAASGRAIASDCADGMTKLIFDKETHRIIGGAIVGTNGGELLGEIGLAIEMGCDAEDIALTIHAHPTLHESVGLAAEIYEGSITDLPNPKAKKK encoded by the coding sequence ATGAGTACTGAAATTAAAACTCAGGTCGTGGTACTTGGGGCGGGCCCTGCAGGTTACTCCGCTGCTTTTCGTTGCGCTGACTTAGGTCTGGAAACCATTCTGGTTGAGCGTTACTCCACTCTGGGTGGTGTTTGCCTGAACGTGGGCTGTATTCCTTCCAAAGCACTGTTGCACGTTGCCAAAGTGATCGAAGAAGCCAAAGCGCTGGCCGAGCACGGCATCGTTTTCGGCGAGCCGAAAACCGACATCGACAAAGTGCGCGTCTGGAAAGAGAAAGTCATCAATCAGCTGACCGGTGGTCTGGCTGGCATGGCTAAAGGCCGCAAAGTGAAAGTGGTCAACGGCCTGGGTAAATTCACCGGCGCCAACACGCTAGTGGTTGAAGGTGAGAATGGTGCAACTACCATCAACTTCGACAATGCCATCATCGCCGCAGGCTCCCGTCCGATCCAACTGCCATTTATTCCTCATGAAGATCCACGCGTGTGGGATTCCACCGATGCACTGGCGCTGAAAACCGTTCCAGAGCGCATGCTGGTTATGGGCGGCGGTATCATCGGCCTGGAAATGGGCACCGTATACCATGCACTGGGTTCACAGATCGACGTGGTTGAAATGTTCGACCAGGTGATCCCGGCTGCAGATAAAGACGTGGTGAAAGTCTTTACCAAGCGTATCAGCAAGCAGTTCAACCTGATGCTGGAAACCAAAGTGACCGCGGTAGAAGCCAAAGAAGACGGCATCTACGTCACGATGGAAGGTAAAAAAGCCCCTGCAGAACCACAGCGCTACGACGCGGTGCTGGTAGCGATCGGCCGTGTGCCGAACGGTAAACTGCTGGACGCTGGCCAAGCCGGTGTAGAAGTTGACGAACGTGGCTTTATCCACGTCGACAAACAACTGCGTACCAACGTGCCGCACATCTTCGCGATTGGTGACATCGTCGGTCAACCGATGCTGGCGCACAAAGGCGTGCATGAAGGCCACGTAGCTGCTGAAGTTATCGCCGGTATGAAGCACTACTTCGACCCGAAAGTGATCCCATCGATCGCTTACACCGAGCCAGAAGTGGCATGGGTAGGGATGACTGAGAAAGAAGCCAAAGAGAAAGGCATCAGCTACGAAACTTCCACCTTCCCGTGGGCAGCTTCAGGCCGTGCTATCGCTTCTGACTGTGCAGACGGTATGACCAAACTGATCTTCGACAAAGAAACGCATCGTATCATCGGTGGCGCGATTGTCGGCACCAACGGCGGCGAGCTGTTGGGTGAAATCGGTCTGGCAATCGAGATGGGTTGTGACGCAGAAGATATCGCATTGACTATCCACGCTCACCCAACCCTGCACGAATCCGTAGGCTTGGCAGCAGAGATCTACGAAGGCAGCATCACCGATCTGCCAAACCCGAAAGCCAAGAAGAAGTAA